A single Klebsiella variicola DNA region contains:
- a CDS encoding NAD-dependent succinate-semialdehyde dehydrogenase — translation MAYQTVNPANNQLIKTYPAHSDADVEAALQQADALYHSAWAKGDIEPRLAVLHKLADLIDSRAEELAKIASQDMGKLIKQSRGEVKLCAQIARYYADNAKSLLAPVKYPSELGDAWVEHHPIGVLMAVEPWNFPYYQLMRVLAPNLAAGNPVIAKHASIVPHCAETFAHLVREAGAPEGAWTNLFISQEQVAKIIADDRVQGAALTGSEKAGSVVAAQAAKHIKKSTLELGGNDVFVVLDDADLERAVKIGVQARLNNAGQVCTAAKRFILHENIAESFLAKFSEAFRQVKIGDPLDESTTLGPLSSKDALDTLSKQVDEAVKNGATLHLGGKAVAREGNFFEPTILTGITRDNPAYFEEFFGPVAQIYVVKNDEEAIQLANDSHYGLGGAVFSQDIERAKRMASAIETGMVYINWLTDTAPELPFGGVKRSGYGRELSDLGIKEFVNQKLVVVRH, via the coding sequence ATGGCCTATCAGACGGTGAATCCTGCGAATAATCAGCTTATTAAAACGTACCCGGCGCACAGCGACGCGGACGTGGAGGCGGCGCTGCAGCAGGCGGATGCGCTCTACCATTCAGCCTGGGCAAAAGGCGATATTGAACCGCGGCTGGCGGTACTGCATAAGCTGGCTGATCTGATCGACAGCCGGGCGGAGGAACTGGCAAAAATCGCCAGCCAGGATATGGGGAAACTCATTAAGCAGAGCCGCGGCGAAGTGAAACTTTGCGCGCAGATCGCCCGCTATTATGCCGATAACGCCAAATCGTTGCTGGCGCCGGTGAAATATCCCTCCGAACTCGGCGACGCCTGGGTTGAGCATCATCCCATCGGCGTCTTAATGGCGGTGGAGCCGTGGAACTTCCCCTATTACCAGCTGATGCGCGTCCTGGCGCCAAACCTGGCGGCCGGCAACCCGGTTATCGCCAAACACGCCAGCATTGTGCCGCACTGCGCGGAGACCTTTGCCCATCTGGTGCGTGAGGCCGGCGCACCGGAAGGGGCGTGGACCAACCTGTTTATCTCCCAGGAGCAGGTGGCGAAGATTATCGCCGACGATCGCGTGCAGGGCGCGGCGCTCACCGGGTCGGAGAAAGCCGGCAGCGTGGTGGCGGCGCAGGCGGCGAAGCATATTAAGAAATCGACGCTGGAACTGGGCGGTAACGATGTATTTGTGGTACTGGACGATGCCGACCTGGAACGCGCGGTGAAAATCGGCGTCCAGGCGCGGCTGAATAACGCCGGCCAGGTGTGTACCGCTGCCAAGCGTTTTATCCTGCACGAAAATATCGCTGAGTCGTTTCTGGCGAAATTTAGTGAGGCGTTTCGCCAGGTGAAAATCGGCGATCCGCTGGATGAAAGCACCACGCTGGGGCCGCTCTCTTCCAAAGATGCGCTGGACACCCTAAGCAAACAGGTGGACGAGGCGGTGAAAAATGGCGCTACGCTGCATCTGGGTGGCAAAGCGGTGGCACGAGAAGGCAATTTCTTTGAACCCACCATTTTGACCGGTATCACCCGTGACAACCCGGCGTACTTCGAAGAGTTCTTTGGCCCGGTGGCGCAGATCTACGTGGTGAAAAATGACGAGGAGGCAATCCAGCTGGCCAATGATTCCCACTATGGTCTGGGCGGCGCGGTCTTCAGTCAGGATATCGAACGCGCCAAACGGATGGCCTCCGCCATTGAAACCGGGATGGTTTATATCAACTGGCTTACCGATACCGCGCCGGAGCTGCCGTTTGGCGGCGTGAAGCGTTCCGGTTACGGACGGGAGCTCTCCGATCTCGGCATCAAAGAGTTTGTGAACCAGAAGCTGGTGGTGGTGCGCCACTAA
- a CDS encoding DUF445 domain-containing protein: MLKFMEKLAELKRAKLLALSLLLIAAALFITTLLLPPTPWVSALKAISEAAMVGALADWFAVVALFRRIPLPFVARHTAIIPRNKDRIADNLGRFVEEKFLDTPSLVALIRRYEPALMLGNWFSQPENARRVGQHLLQVMSGFLELTDDARIQRLLRRAVHKAIDKVDLTQTSAMMLEGMTRDNRHQKLLDSLISQLIALLQRDNSRAFIARGIVRWLETEHPLKAKLLPTEWLGEHSAEMVTDAVNTLLDEVSHDRTHQIRQAFDHAVQKLIDNLKSDPLMAQKAENIKAYLKNDETFNRYLGEVWGDLRSWVKNDISSDDSRIKQRIAEAGQWFGETLLRDDALRESLNEHLEQAAHRVAPEFAAFLTRHISDTVKSWDARDMSRQIELNIGKDLQFIRINGTLVGGTIGLMLWLFSQIPSLLHLHIG, from the coding sequence ATGCTTAAGTTTATGGAAAAACTCGCTGAACTCAAACGCGCCAAACTGCTGGCGCTGTCGCTGCTGCTGATCGCCGCCGCGCTATTTATCACCACCCTGCTGCTGCCGCCGACGCCGTGGGTCAGCGCGCTAAAGGCCATTTCCGAAGCGGCGATGGTCGGGGCGCTGGCCGACTGGTTTGCGGTGGTCGCGTTGTTTCGTCGTATTCCGCTGCCCTTTGTCGCCCGCCATACCGCGATTATCCCGCGTAACAAAGACCGCATCGCCGATAATCTTGGCCGCTTTGTCGAGGAGAAGTTCCTCGATACCCCGTCGCTGGTCGCGTTGATCCGCCGCTATGAGCCAGCCCTGATGCTCGGCAACTGGTTCAGCCAGCCGGAGAATGCCCGGCGGGTCGGCCAGCATCTGCTGCAGGTGATGAGCGGTTTTCTTGAACTGACCGACGACGCACGCATTCAGCGCCTGCTGCGCCGCGCGGTACATAAGGCGATCGATAAAGTCGACCTGACGCAGACCAGCGCCATGATGCTGGAGGGAATGACCCGCGACAATCGCCACCAGAAGCTGCTGGATTCGCTGATAAGCCAGCTTATCGCCCTGCTGCAGCGGGACAACTCCCGCGCCTTTATCGCCCGCGGCATCGTGCGCTGGCTGGAGACCGAGCACCCGCTGAAGGCCAAACTGTTACCCACCGAGTGGCTCGGCGAGCACAGCGCCGAGATGGTCACCGATGCGGTGAATACCCTGCTGGACGAGGTGAGCCATGACCGTACCCACCAGATCCGCCAGGCCTTCGACCACGCGGTGCAGAAGCTTATCGACAACCTGAAATCCGACCCGCTCATGGCGCAGAAGGCCGAGAACATCAAAGCATATCTGAAAAATGATGAGACCTTTAACCGCTATCTCGGTGAAGTGTGGGGCGACCTGCGCAGCTGGGTAAAAAACGATATCAGCAGCGATGACTCACGTATTAAGCAGCGCATCGCCGAGGCTGGCCAGTGGTTCGGTGAAACCTTACTCCGCGACGACGCCCTGCGCGAATCGCTTAACGAACACCTGGAACAGGCGGCGCACCGGGTGGCGCCGGAGTTCGCCGCCTTCCTCACCCGCCATATCAGCGACACGGTGAAGAGCTGGGACGCCCGCGATATGTCGCGGCAGATCGAGCTCAATATCGGTAAAGATCTGCAGTTTATCCGCATCAACGGCACCCTGGTGGGGGGGACCATCGGCCTGATGTTGTGGCTGTTCTCGCAGATCCCCTCGCTGCTGCATCTGCATATTGGTTAG
- a CDS encoding DUF2164 domain-containing protein, producing the protein MNDIELSPAQRDLLRDKLSKYCEETFNLELEQFDAEFFVDFIAKELGPLFYNAGIEEAIRTHLAWSERIQEEMDLKKVY; encoded by the coding sequence ATGAACGACATTGAACTCAGCCCGGCACAGCGCGACCTGCTGCGCGATAAGCTCAGCAAGTACTGCGAAGAGACCTTCAACCTCGAGCTGGAGCAGTTTGACGCCGAGTTTTTTGTCGACTTTATCGCCAAAGAGCTGGGGCCGCTGTTTTACAACGCCGGTATCGAAGAGGCTATCCGCACCCATCTGGCGTGGAGCGAGCGGATCCAGGAAGAGATGGATTTGAAGAAGGTCTATTAA
- a CDS encoding LysE family translocator, which translates to MHTLSTLFPAVFPALALSHFVALLSPGPDFFLLVGYAVRYRIRGSIGLCLGIAAGNALYIVLAIVGWGLLRQAPLLFLLIELLGAGYLLWVGSLLIRSRPATLAVESIRASRPGFGRQLLLGLGSSLLNPKNALFYLALMTSLLGPAVTLLQQTVSGLWMVSVVFFWDLLLVSAIALPQVQRRLGAIVWRVERAAGAVLMIFGLWIIWRFLHDLAVRLYA; encoded by the coding sequence ATGCATACCTTATCGACGCTCTTTCCCGCCGTCTTCCCGGCGCTAGCCCTGTCTCACTTTGTCGCTCTGCTCAGCCCGGGCCCTGATTTTTTTCTGTTAGTCGGCTACGCCGTGCGCTACCGGATCCGCGGCAGCATCGGGCTATGTCTCGGCATCGCCGCCGGCAATGCGCTATATATTGTTCTCGCCATCGTCGGCTGGGGGCTTCTGCGTCAGGCGCCGCTGCTGTTTTTGCTCATTGAGCTGTTGGGGGCGGGCTATTTACTGTGGGTTGGCAGCCTGCTGATACGCAGCCGTCCCGCGACGCTGGCGGTGGAGAGCATTCGCGCATCGCGTCCGGGGTTCGGCAGGCAGCTGCTGCTCGGGCTGGGGTCATCGCTGCTCAACCCCAAAAACGCTCTGTTTTATCTGGCGCTGATGACTTCCCTGCTCGGGCCGGCGGTCACCCTGTTGCAGCAAACGGTGAGCGGGTTGTGGATGGTCAGCGTGGTGTTCTTCTGGGATTTACTGCTGGTGAGTGCGATTGCGCTGCCGCAGGTACAGCGCCGCCTGGGCGCCATCGTCTGGCGAGTCGAGCGGGCGGCAGGGGCGGTCCTGATGATCTTCGGTCTGTGGATTATCTGGCGATTTTTGCACGACCTCGCCGTCAGGTTATATGCTTAA
- a CDS encoding YbdD/YjiX family protein, whose translation MFGNLGQAKKYLGQAAKMLIGIPDYDNYVTHMQTNHPDQPYMTYEEFFRERQQARYGGDGKGGVRCC comes from the coding sequence ATGTTTGGTAACTTAGGTCAGGCAAAAAAATATCTCGGTCAGGCGGCAAAAATGCTGATTGGCATTCCGGATTACGACAACTACGTCACGCATATGCAAACCAACCATCCGGATCAGCCCTACATGACTTATGAAGAATTCTTCCGCGAACGCCAGCAGGCCCGCTACGGCGGAGACGGCAAAGGCGGCGTACGCTGCTGTTAA
- a CDS encoding Rpn family recombination-promoting nuclease/putative transposase encodes MAKGTTSTPHDAVFKQFLTQADTARDFLAIHLPPALRQRCDLDTLQLESASFIEESLRAWYSDVLWSLKTASGEGYIYVVIEHQSSPDAQMAFRLMRYAIAAMQRHLDSGHTRLPLVVPMLFYHGATTPYPWSLNWLDCFTDPQLARELYISPFPLVDITVIPDDEIVSHRRVALLELIQKHIRQRDLMGIVEQLTTILLSGDANDRQLKTLFNYLLQTGNARRFGRFIHEVAQRVPQHRESLMTIAERLQEVGRRKGKREGRQEGQHAEALRIAQRMLDDGIARETVVKITGLAADEIATLAH; translated from the coding sequence ATGGCAAAGGGTACCACCTCGACGCCGCATGATGCGGTGTTTAAACAGTTTCTCACTCAGGCCGACACCGCGCGTGATTTCCTGGCGATCCATTTACCGCCTGCGCTGCGTCAGCGCTGCGACCTCGATACCTTACAGCTGGAATCGGCAAGCTTTATCGAGGAGAGCCTGCGGGCCTGGTACTCCGATGTGCTGTGGTCACTCAAAACCGCGTCTGGCGAGGGCTACATTTATGTGGTTATCGAACATCAGAGCTCGCCGGATGCGCAGATGGCCTTCCGCCTGATGCGCTACGCCATCGCCGCGATGCAGCGCCATCTTGATAGTGGTCATACCAGACTGCCGCTGGTGGTGCCGATGCTGTTCTACCACGGGGCGACCACGCCATACCCGTGGTCGCTCAACTGGCTGGACTGCTTTACCGATCCGCAACTGGCGAGGGAGCTTTATATCTCGCCCTTTCCGCTGGTGGATATCACGGTGATCCCCGACGATGAAATCGTTAGCCATCGGCGCGTGGCGCTACTTGAGCTGATACAGAAGCATATTCGCCAGCGCGATTTAATGGGGATTGTTGAGCAGCTGACGACGATTTTACTTAGCGGTGACGCTAATGACAGACAGCTAAAAACGCTGTTTAATTATCTGCTGCAAACTGGCAACGCGCGCCGCTTTGGCCGGTTTATCCACGAAGTGGCGCAACGGGTTCCTCAGCACAGGGAGAGCTTAATGACCATCGCCGAAAGATTACAGGAAGTGGGCCGCAGAAAAGGCAAACGGGAAGGCCGGCAAGAAGGACAGCATGCCGAGGCGCTGCGCATTGCACAGAGGATGCTGGACGACGGTATTGCCCGCGAGACGGTGGTGAAAATCACTGGCCTGGCCGCCGACGAGATCGCCACGCTGGCGCATTGA
- a CDS encoding YfaZ family outer membrane protein → MKKLNILIVAALTAVSGSAMAMGFTVEQGKNFTNLNMEMGKSSSGLYAESHWLKNTDDGSQTGGVGAGYNLEVGPVMLNAGAKAIYLGPKKGDNGVAFPVGGGVNVALTDSIHVFGEGYVAPDGLNNSVKNYVEANGGVSWSPIGPVTLKVGYRHVSVDGKEGRPNHTLIDGAYVGGGVTF, encoded by the coding sequence ATGAAAAAGCTTAACATCCTGATTGTTGCTGCCCTGACCGCGGTCTCTGGTTCCGCCATGGCGATGGGATTTACCGTTGAACAAGGTAAAAACTTCACCAATCTGAATATGGAAATGGGTAAATCCTCTTCTGGCCTGTACGCCGAAAGCCACTGGCTGAAGAATACCGATGATGGTAGCCAGACCGGCGGCGTTGGCGCGGGTTACAATCTGGAAGTAGGTCCGGTTATGCTCAACGCTGGCGCGAAAGCTATCTACCTCGGGCCGAAAAAAGGCGATAACGGCGTCGCGTTTCCGGTCGGCGGCGGGGTGAACGTGGCCCTGACCGACAGCATCCACGTGTTTGGCGAAGGGTATGTCGCGCCGGACGGCCTGAACAACAGCGTAAAAAACTATGTCGAAGCGAACGGCGGCGTAAGCTGGTCCCCGATTGGTCCAGTGACGTTGAAAGTGGGTTACCGTCACGTGAGCGTTGACGGCAAAGAGGGTCGCCCAAACCACACCCTGATTGATGGCGCCTACGTGGGCGGCGGAGTCACCTTCTGA
- the mdtM gene encoding multidrug efflux MFS transporter MdtM, translating to MMHRISHWLTRHAAALFFPAALILYDFSAYLTTDLIQPGILHVVRDFNADVALAPASVSLYMAGGMALQWLLGPLSDRIGRRPVLLTGALIFTLACLATLFTTSMTQFLIARFVQGTSICFIATVGYVTVQEAFEEKRSIRLMAVITSVVLVAPIVGPLSGAALMHFIHWKALFGIIAAMGLVAWLGLLLTMPETVRRGDVPFSLPGVLRDFRAVFRNRIFLLGAATLSLSYIPLMSWVAVSPVILMDAGGLTTSEFAWSQVPVFSAVIIANLSVARWVKDPTRPRFVLSAVPIQMLGLAILIVGNLIWPHVWLWSVLGTCFYAFGIGLIFPTLFRFTLFSNDLPKGTVSASLNIVILSVSALSIEGARWLWFHGGRLPFHLLAVAAGIVAACCLAGLLRHQRQCGQAVIEARQS from the coding sequence ATGATGCACCGGATTTCCCACTGGCTGACCCGCCACGCCGCCGCGCTGTTCTTCCCGGCGGCGCTCATTCTGTATGATTTTTCAGCCTATCTTACTACCGACCTGATCCAGCCGGGGATCCTCCACGTGGTGCGGGATTTCAATGCCGATGTGGCGCTGGCTCCTGCCTCGGTGAGCCTGTATATGGCCGGCGGCATGGCGCTGCAATGGCTGTTGGGGCCGCTCTCTGACCGGATCGGACGGCGTCCGGTACTGCTCACCGGCGCGCTGATTTTCACCCTCGCGTGCCTGGCGACGTTGTTCACCACCTCCATGACCCAGTTCCTGATTGCCCGCTTCGTGCAGGGCACCAGCATCTGCTTTATCGCCACCGTCGGCTACGTCACCGTGCAGGAGGCCTTTGAGGAAAAAAGATCGATCAGGCTGATGGCGGTGATCACCTCCGTCGTGCTGGTGGCGCCGATCGTCGGCCCGCTCTCCGGCGCGGCGCTGATGCATTTCATCCACTGGAAAGCGCTGTTCGGCATCATCGCCGCCATGGGGCTGGTGGCCTGGCTCGGCCTGCTGTTGACCATGCCGGAGACGGTGCGCCGCGGCGATGTGCCATTCAGCCTGCCCGGCGTGCTGCGCGATTTCCGCGCCGTCTTTCGTAACCGCATCTTTTTACTCGGCGCCGCCACGCTGTCTCTGAGCTATATTCCGCTGATGAGCTGGGTGGCGGTATCGCCAGTGATTTTAATGGACGCCGGCGGGCTGACCACCAGCGAGTTCGCCTGGAGCCAGGTACCAGTCTTTAGCGCCGTCATCATCGCTAATCTGTCGGTGGCGCGCTGGGTAAAAGATCCCACCCGCCCGCGCTTTGTGCTCAGCGCGGTCCCGATACAGATGCTCGGCCTGGCCATCCTGATCGTTGGGAATCTGATATGGCCGCACGTCTGGCTGTGGTCAGTGCTCGGCACCTGCTTCTACGCCTTCGGCATCGGGCTGATTTTCCCGACGCTGTTTCGCTTTACCCTCTTTTCCAACGACCTGCCGAAAGGCACGGTCTCCGCCTCGCTGAATATCGTGATCCTCAGCGTCAGCGCGTTATCGATTGAAGGCGCGCGCTGGCTGTGGTTCCATGGCGGCAGACTCCCCTTCCACCTGTTGGCGGTGGCCGCCGGGATCGTCGCCGCCTGCTGCCTGGCCGGACTGTTACGCCATCAGCGCCAGTGTGGGCAAGCGGTGATCGAAGCCCGGCAGTCGTGA
- a CDS encoding AraC family transcriptional regulator, which produces MNHTRDIPQTFWRDDRLPWLELRSTWRSRQAYKRHSHPQLSVGAIIEGETRCLCNGEEYLLQPGDLIVIPPHAPHSCNPLHDRPRSYHMLYLEAAWCHAQRPDIPPGASIASPQPLLRDSPLFACFQQVVALMSRGSLEQLPARLAQLLHALPLCATAPQAPHHASALLFQRLATDLPAPPSLDKLAHDSALRKETVIRAVKQDTGLTPASLINMARIEYAKTRLRAGDPIADVGYQAGFADQSHFHKTFVSYTAATPRQYAHRRSISDNK; this is translated from the coding sequence GTGAACCATACCCGAGATATCCCCCAAACCTTCTGGCGAGACGATCGTCTACCGTGGCTGGAGCTGCGCAGCACCTGGCGCAGCCGCCAGGCCTACAAACGCCACAGCCACCCGCAGCTCTCGGTGGGGGCGATTATCGAGGGGGAAACGCGCTGCCTGTGCAATGGTGAGGAATATCTCCTGCAGCCCGGGGATCTGATCGTGATCCCCCCGCACGCGCCGCATAGCTGTAATCCGCTGCATGACAGGCCGCGCAGCTATCATATGCTGTACCTGGAGGCGGCATGGTGCCACGCGCAGCGCCCGGATATTCCCCCTGGCGCCAGTATCGCCTCGCCGCAGCCACTGTTGCGCGACAGCCCTCTCTTTGCCTGTTTCCAGCAGGTTGTCGCCCTGATGAGCCGCGGGAGCCTTGAACAACTGCCCGCCCGGCTGGCGCAACTCCTGCACGCGCTGCCGCTGTGCGCCACCGCGCCGCAGGCGCCACATCACGCCAGCGCCCTGCTGTTTCAGCGCCTGGCGACAGATCTGCCAGCGCCGCCGTCGCTGGATAAGCTGGCCCACGACAGCGCGCTTCGTAAAGAGACCGTTATCCGCGCCGTGAAACAGGATACCGGCCTGACACCCGCCAGTTTGATCAACATGGCGCGCATCGAATATGCGAAAACGCGTTTACGCGCCGGGGATCCTATTGCCGATGTCGGCTATCAGGCTGGCTTTGCCGATCAGAGCCATTTCCATAAAACCTTTGTCAGCTATACCGCCGCCACGCCGCGGCAATATGCGCATCGCAGATCAATATCCGACAATAAGTAA
- the yjiA gene encoding GTPase, with the protein MAPIAVTLLTGFLGAGKTTLLRHILNEQHGFKIAVIENEFGEVSVDDQLIGDRATQIKTLTNGCICCTRSNELEDALLDLLDSRDRGEIEFDRLVIECTGMADPGPIIQTFFSHEVLCERYLLDGVIALVDAVHADQQMDQFTIAQSQVGYADRILLTKTDVAGDTEKLRERLARINARAPVYTVIHGDIDLSQLFNTSGFMLEEKVVSATPRFHFVAEKQNDVSSIVVELDYPVDISEVSRVMENLLLSFAEQLMRYKGMLWIDGEPNRLLFQGVQRLYSADWDRPWGDETPHSTLVFIGIQLPEEEIRAAFAGLRR; encoded by the coding sequence ATGGCACCGATTGCAGTCACCCTACTCACCGGTTTTCTCGGCGCAGGAAAAACCACCCTCCTGCGCCATATCCTGAATGAGCAGCACGGTTTCAAAATCGCCGTGATTGAAAATGAATTTGGCGAAGTCTCCGTTGACGATCAGCTGATCGGCGACCGCGCCACGCAGATCAAAACCCTGACCAACGGCTGTATCTGCTGTACGCGCTCCAACGAACTGGAAGACGCCCTGCTCGATCTCCTCGACAGTCGCGATCGCGGCGAAATCGAGTTTGACCGGCTGGTGATTGAGTGCACCGGCATGGCCGACCCGGGGCCGATTATCCAGACCTTTTTCTCCCATGAGGTGCTCTGCGAGCGCTATCTGCTGGACGGCGTGATCGCCCTGGTGGATGCCGTCCATGCCGACCAGCAGATGGATCAGTTCACCATCGCCCAGTCGCAGGTCGGCTATGCGGACCGCATTTTGCTAACCAAAACCGATGTTGCCGGCGACACCGAGAAGCTGCGCGAACGGCTGGCGCGCATCAATGCGCGGGCGCCGGTTTATACCGTCATTCACGGCGATATCGATCTAAGCCAGCTGTTTAACACCAGCGGCTTTATGCTGGAAGAAAAGGTTGTCAGCGCCACACCGCGTTTTCATTTTGTTGCAGAAAAGCAGAACGACGTCTCGTCGATTGTGGTCGAGCTCGACTATCCGGTGGATATCAGTGAAGTTTCACGGGTAATGGAGAACCTGTTGCTCTCCTTCGCCGAGCAACTGATGCGCTATAAAGGCATGCTGTGGATCGACGGCGAGCCAAATCGCCTGCTGTTCCAGGGCGTGCAGCGCCTCTACAGCGCCGACTGGGATCGCCCGTGGGGCGATGAAACGCCGCACAGCACGCTGGTATTTATCGGCATTCAGCTGCCGGAAGAGGAAATTCGCGCCGCATTTGCCGGGTTACGACGCTAA
- a CDS encoding carbon starvation CstA family protein, protein MDTKKLFKHIPWVILGIIGAFCLSVVALRRGEHVSALWIVVASVSVYLVAYRYYSLYIAQKVMKLDPTRSTPAVINNDGLNYVPTNRYVLFGHHFAAIAGAGPLVGPVLAAQMGYLPGTLWLLAGVVLAGAVQDFMVLFISSRRNGASLGEMIKQEMGPVPGSIALFGCFLIMIIILAVLALIVVKALAESPWGVFTVCSTVPIALFMGIYMRFLRPGRVGEVSVIGIVLLVASIWFGGIIAHDPYWGPALTFKDTTITFTLIGYAFISALLPVWLILAPRDYLATFLKIGVIVGLALGIVILNPDLKMPAVTQYIDGTGPLWKGALFPFLFITIACGAVSGFHALIASGTTPKLLANETDARFIGYGAMLMESFVAIMALVAASIIEPGLYFAMNTPPAGLGIVMPNLHEMGGENAAMIAAQLKEVTVHAAATVSSWGFVISPEQILQTAKDIGEPSVLNRAGGAPTLAVGIAHVFHKIIPMADMGFWYHFGILFEALFILTALDAGTRAGRFMLQDLLGNFVPFLKKTDSLVAGIIGTAGCVGLWGYLLYQGVVDPLGGVKSLWPLFGISNQMLAAVALVLGTVVLVKMQRTKYIWVTVIPAAWLLLCTTWALGLKLFSSNPQMEGFFFMAQQYKEKIAAGGELTAQQIANMNHIVVNNYTNAGLSILFLVVVYSIIFYGIKTWLNVRNNKVRTDKETPYVPVPEGGVKTSSHH, encoded by the coding sequence ATGGATACCAAAAAACTATTCAAGCACATACCCTGGGTGATTCTCGGAATCATCGGGGCATTTTGCCTCTCAGTCGTCGCGTTGCGCCGCGGTGAGCACGTCAGTGCCCTGTGGATCGTCGTCGCCTCGGTTTCTGTGTACCTCGTCGCCTACCGTTATTACAGCCTGTACATCGCGCAGAAGGTGATGAAGCTTGACCCAACGCGCTCGACGCCGGCGGTCATTAATAACGATGGCCTGAACTACGTGCCAACCAACCGCTACGTGCTGTTTGGCCACCACTTCGCCGCCATTGCCGGCGCCGGCCCGCTGGTTGGCCCGGTACTGGCCGCGCAGATGGGCTATCTACCGGGCACCCTGTGGCTGCTGGCCGGCGTGGTGCTGGCGGGCGCGGTACAGGACTTCATGGTGCTGTTTATCTCCTCGCGGCGTAACGGCGCCTCGCTGGGCGAGATGATCAAGCAGGAAATGGGGCCGGTTCCGGGCTCTATCGCGCTGTTCGGCTGCTTCCTGATTATGATCATCATCCTCGCGGTGCTGGCGCTCATCGTGGTGAAAGCGCTGGCGGAAAGCCCGTGGGGCGTCTTTACCGTCTGCTCGACGGTGCCTATTGCCCTGTTTATGGGGATCTACATGCGCTTCCTGCGCCCTGGCCGCGTGGGTGAAGTGTCGGTTATCGGTATCGTGCTGCTGGTGGCGTCCATCTGGTTCGGCGGCATCATTGCCCACGACCCGTACTGGGGCCCGGCGCTGACCTTTAAAGACACCACCATCACCTTTACCCTGATTGGCTACGCGTTTATCTCCGCGCTGCTGCCGGTATGGCTGATTCTGGCGCCGCGTGACTATCTGGCCACCTTCCTGAAAATCGGCGTGATCGTCGGCCTGGCGCTGGGGATCGTTATCCTCAACCCGGACCTGAAAATGCCGGCGGTGACCCAGTACATTGATGGTACCGGCCCGCTGTGGAAAGGCGCGCTGTTCCCGTTCCTGTTTATCACCATCGCCTGCGGCGCGGTCTCCGGCTTCCACGCGCTGATCGCCTCCGGCACCACGCCGAAGCTGCTGGCCAACGAAACCGATGCCCGCTTTATCGGCTACGGTGCGATGCTGATGGAGTCGTTCGTCGCCATCATGGCGCTGGTCGCCGCCTCGATTATCGAACCGGGTCTCTACTTCGCGATGAACACCCCGCCAGCGGGCCTTGGCATCGTCATGCCGAACCTGCATGAAATGGGCGGTGAAAACGCGGCGATGATCGCCGCGCAGCTGAAAGAAGTGACCGTCCATGCGGCGGCGACCGTCAGCTCCTGGGGCTTCGTGATCTCCCCTGAGCAGATCCTGCAGACGGCGAAAGATATCGGCGAACCTTCGGTACTGAACCGCGCCGGCGGCGCGCCGACGCTGGCCGTCGGTATCGCCCATGTGTTCCATAAAATCATCCCGATGGCGGATATGGGCTTCTGGTACCACTTTGGTATCCTGTTTGAAGCGCTGTTTATCCTCACCGCGCTGGATGCCGGTACCCGCGCAGGCCGCTTTATGCTGCAGGATCTGTTGGGTAACTTCGTGCCGTTCCTGAAAAAAACCGACTCGCTGGTCGCCGGGATTATCGGTACCGCGGGCTGCGTCGGGCTGTGGGGCTACCTGCTGTATCAGGGCGTGGTCGACCCGCTGGGCGGTGTGAAGAGCCTGTGGCCGCTGTTCGGTATCTCTAACCAGATGCTGGCCGCCGTGGCGCTGGTGCTTGGCACCGTGGTGCTGGTCAAAATGCAGCGCACCAAATATATCTGGGTCACCGTTATCCCGGCAGCGTGGCTGCTGCTGTGCACCACCTGGGCGCTGGGTCTGAAGCTGTTCAGCAGCAATCCGCAGATGGAAGGCTTCTTCTTTATGGCTCAGCAGTATAAAGAGAAGATTGCCGCCGGCGGCGAGCTGACCGCGCAGCAGATTGCCAACATGAATCATATCGTGGTCAACAACTACACCAACGCCGGGCTGAGTATCCTGTTCCTGGTGGTGGTGTACAGCATCATCTTCTACGGCATCAAAACCTGGCTCAACGTGCGCAACAATAAGGTGCGTACCGACAAAGAGACCCCGTACGTGCCGGTACCGGAAGGCGGCGTGAAGACCTCGTCACATCATTAA